One Magnolia sinica isolate HGM2019 chromosome 2, MsV1, whole genome shotgun sequence genomic window, TAGTTTATTGTATAATTTGGTGTTAAACTCACATCTTATTAACCCAAAAAACTCATTTTGAAAGAGGCATTTctgaaacctctctctctctctctctctctctccacctctccACCTCTCTGAGCAGTGCCGGCCGTAACCCATCTCCAATCAAAACATTTCAGCGTCGTCCAAACCCTACCGTTTCTGCCCCATTGTCGCCGGCAGGAACTCGCTGCAACCGTTGCCGCTGCACTCATCTCCATTGTCGATCTGGTAGTGGATACGGGGTAGATTTGCTGATTTCGGGAGAATCAGGCGATACGGTTTTTGCACAACCCCTCCATCATCTCGAGGGTCAGGTTCTTGCAGGTAAATCCGTCCATCTTCTCTTCTAGTTCAGTTGAAAATTGGGGGTAGGGTTTGTACATTAGCTATTTGTTGAATTTCCTTAGAGAAGGCAGGATTTGTCTTAGGACTGAGATTTGGAATGATCACCTTAGAAGGATATACCCTGGCATGGTATGATGGTTGATATTCCGGTGCTAGGAAATTGCAAGCATGCCATACATTGACTTAATGAGTTTTTCACCTTAAACTCATTGGCGAATGACGTGCATACCTACGACCAATTGAGGTGGTCACATCTGTGCCATTTTGGCATTTGTGGTTGCATGTTTGTGGGCAAGGCTTCAGTGGACAATGAGCATGTCTGAGGCTTTACCACATTATCTAGAGCTTGT contains:
- the LOC131226416 gene encoding uncharacterized protein LOC131226416, which produces MAKISSKKPLAQERGVEIPIEDMVVEGKRNSKFLRAERAGSVEKMEIQSAVYIATRGISETSLSLSLSLHLSTSLSSAGRNPSPIKTFQRRPNPTVSAPLSPAGTRCNRCRCTHLHCRSGSGYGVDLLISGESGDTVFAQPLHHLEGQVLAGKHLLFGLQLQRKYNAFIHGGGSHWKTIFMVNLVLTVVE